TAAGTTCTCGAATCTGGACATCAATATTGACGGAGAGTCGAGTGCAGCCGGAGAGTTCAGTAACAGCAGTTATAGTGAGCTGGAAAGCTCATCAAGCCCGTTCCAGAGCTATCCATCATCGCAGAACGTAGACAGCGAGTATGTGGAAAGTGATAAGAACACCCCCTCAAGTAAGCAAGCCAAGGACTTGGATAAGGGCAGGTCACCGGGAGGAAAGGAAAAGGGCATCAGGAGCAGTAGACTCAAGGAAAAAGCGGTAAATAAAGAGAAGGATAAGAACACTGTTAGGGACAAATCAGGGAAAGAAAAGAATGAAAACAGTAGTtcaaaagaaaaaaatgaagtgAAAGACGCAAAAGAGAAGAGTAAGGATAGGAGTAATGGTGTAGAAAGCGATCGATCCTCAAGTAGCAAAGATACCGACAAGTCAGTCAACAGTAAGTCCAGCGACAAACCGAATCTAAAAGAAGTCAAGACGAACAAAGCAAAGGAAAACGAGATGAATGGATTAAGAGAAGCCGATAGATCGAGTAACAGTAGccgcagcagcagcagtgccAGTAAAGGTAGCAAGGCAAGCTGGAAAGTGAAGGAAAACCACGACACCAACGATAAGGTTAAAGCAAGTACCGAGGAGCCTAAGAGTGAAGCTTCGCCCGCTGATGCTAAAGACGGCAAATCTAAAGCCGACGAAGATAAGGCTGAGAATGAGAAAAAATCCGCAAGGCAAGAAGTATataagctgctgaaggaagTTAACAACGTCGAGATCATAAAACTGGACAAGGCCCTCCTCCCAAGTTCCATTTTGCGCAAGTACGTGGAGAACAAGAAAATAACGATCTGCAAAGTGTGTCTGGAGTTCAAGTACATCGAAAACGACATAGACGTCAacaagaggaagaggaacaTATACAACGAGTCCTACAGAAAGTGCAAGTGCTGCAACGTCGAGGTGTGCAACTCGTGTCTGACTGTGGCCAGGCACGACTTCGAGAACTTGACGATTAACACGTCGCTGATCGTCGGCGACTACATAGGGGAGGAGATCGACGACTTTTACTTCCTGTGCATAAGGTGTAAGGACTTGACGATGAGCAACTCGATACCGCTTCTGAATTGCGCGCTCTGCTCACGCTACGACGGGCTGATGCTGAAGGTGAACCCGAAGCATTTGACTTTTATCCCCTGCAAGTAAGTCCTCAACTTTTATTGACTACTAGTTATAGCATTTTAGTCTCATGCTCTCTGTGCATAACTACTTATAcaatttattgatttatgCACATAAATGTAACTATTTGTAGGACGAGTTTGTGGAACAACTACTGCTACGTGCACCTGATTTGCCTGGAGTGGCTGTTTTGGAGCAAGAACATCAACAATAACATGAGGAAGGTGAACAGGTCCCAGTTTGAGCAGAACTGCAACTACTGCGGGCTCCTGACAGGTGCTACTGTGACCTGCTCAAACTCGGCCTGCTACTCAAAGTTCCACGCGTCGTGTGCGGCCTTCTTGGGCTGCAAAATAGACGTGGGAAAGAAGAGCGAAAACATCGTCGGCGCCAAGAGAGCGCTGTGCCTGAGGCACACGCTTATCAGCATATGCCGCACCTCTGCCGCCGAGCGCAAGTTCATGGTCGCACCCTGCTACCTCTACGAGGTGCTGGTCAACACCAACTACTTTGCAACTTTCTTCAAGGCGGTGTACCTGTCCCCCAACTGCATAAACAACAAGCCGAAGCTGACCAgcagatttaaaataaagaagaggTCCAAGAGCCTGGACTACAAGAACAGCCTGTCGATGATGAAGATGGCCTCGTACATCAACTACGGACTGATAACGAACAAGAGTCCGCAGGTGTACGAGGTGACTATAACGGAAAGCGTCGCCAGGAATAGACTGATACAGGGCATGAATTACGTATTCTATCAGAAGGCTTCCATCAATGCCGCTAACCTTTTCAACGGCAAAGACCCTGACCCGAGCGACTGCAACATGAGGGAGATCAAGAACATAATCAACCTGGTCAGGAACGGCATCTTGAAGCCCATTCAGGGGAGCAAGAGAGGGCGGAAGCCCAAGTCGCTGGACGGCTCCGACTCGGACAAGAGGCACAAGATGCCCATGGAGGACATACTCAAGTACGGCCACCGCGGCGTCCTGGAAAACGGCGAGTACTACTGCCCCATCTGCTTCTCCATATACTTCGAGAACTCGCCCGGCCTGCCTGGGGACGATCTGCACTGGATCGGCTGCGACAAGTGCGAGCGCTGGTTCCATTTCGTCTGCGCAGGTGTTTGGGTTGACTACAGAGACAAGGACTCTTGGTTTTGCTACCACTGCGACAATTCGTAGCCGCGTTTCCACATTTGAAAGTTGGTATTAGTTATTCGACTCGGATTAGAGACTCAGATTTAACCTGTAATTTGGTAAACTTTATGCCACACAAGTAGGCACATCTTTGTTTTAACACACTGCCAATGAGATGTATGTCCTTTCCACGCAGATGTACAACGTTGGCATACATAGTCACAATGGATCATCTACGTCAAACTCccaaatacatatttgaTACTTTTATGTTCTATGGtatatatttcatattgTTTACTGAACTTTGTGCGATCTACTAATTTGCTTGACGTGTCCAGTATATAACCCTCGATAGTAACCAGACTCTAGACGTTGACagaataatattttactgaCCTTTGTAGTGGTGgatctatttatttacacatgaTGTCTGTTGATATAATTAATCAAACCTATGTACCATAGCTAGTTAACGCACATATCCGTGTTTATTGTCTACTTAGTAAAAGAGCAACAAAATGGAACTGTCTACTTCGTTGGAAATCAATTTCAGTGATAAAACTAGCACCGATCACGTGCTTGTTTCCGAATCGACGCTTTTCGGGTTTTTCAGCTGCCGTACATACTCGTCGCGCTCTCACTTTCCCTTCAGCATCAAAAAAATCAAGGGGCCCGTTCACAGTTACAAGAGGGACAACATAGATCTCCATGATAACCTCAGCGTTAATTTCGTTTTCCCTACCAACGACGAGCGTCcctttgtttttttcttgCAAAAGTCGAACGGGAAGAAAGTCTACTACAAGGTCGTTTCTCTCATGTTCATTAGGTGGACTGAGGTCGACGAGCTGAACGGGATATCCGAGGAAATGCAGAGCAAGCTGTTGCTGGACACTTTGAAGAAGATCTTCAGTCAGTACTTTGAAACCACTTTGAGGGTCAGCGGGTCCATAATTAACAACAAGACCTACACTCACTTTGACACGCAGTACGACATTGTTCCTCAGGTTTTTTACTGCAGCGGCTACGACCGGTACCACTTCTCTCCGCACAAGTCTCACTCCATTTCCACCGTTTACATCAACGACAAGCTCAATAAGATAAACGGCGACTTGAGGTTCGTCCGAGACTTTTTCGTCTACTACGCCTACTACGACACCTCGACTCCTCTGCTCATTGAGACCTTTGACTACAAGTTCGGCGACGACATTCCTCTGTACAACTACTACGCTCGCGAGTCTCTCGGCTCCGACGAGTGGTCCAACGTCGAGTGCGGCAGCAACCTGGTCGACCCCAAGTGCAAGGGCGACATAAAGAGGATTCTCGACGTCATCACTTACCACTACAAGATGAAACGCATTAAGCTGGACATTCACAACCCTCGGGAGCAGATTAACAACCCTGTCATCAAGACTTTCGACGACGTTCCCTTTTTTTACGACTGCAAAACTGAGGTTTTTTACGGCTCTTACTGCTACTATCCCATCGTCTCCAAGTTTTTCCTTCTGGACTGCATAACTTTGAACAAGGTTGCTCAGGTCATCGACGTTCACAGTCTTCAGATCTCCATCGTCTACGTTTTCCACACCAACGAGGAGCCTAACGTTCCCGTTCTCGTCTGCGTCGGTCTTTTCAACCAGATAAACGGCAACACTTCGAACTACTACTGGTATGCTCCCAAATCTGCCAAATCTAACTTTTGGACTAAGATAGATTTTTTTGCCAGTCCTTTGAAAGATCCTGACATGATTCGCGAGAAGATGCGGGAGATTTGCTATGGTGGCTTCAAAATCCGACACTTGTACGGGCCTTTAACAAAGTTCGCTGCTTTCTCTCTCGGCTGCCTGATCGGTCTCTTCGTTGGCATAAAGTTTTCCAGGCGCATCGTTTTAAATGTTGCTCGGGTCTACCATCGTCTCAGGGGCTATCAAAGGGTCgactaattttaataaattttattatttaccCACTATGTGAGTAGAATAATATGATACCCGTCTATACACGCGTAGCTACTTCACTTTTAAATTCTTAAACTTGCACGCATacttaatatacatttactTGTACTTCAATTAACATCcgttatatatatttatatatatatatatatgagtgtgtgttaattttaaaatatattacttTATGACACGTTTAATTCCAAATTAAACTGATAGTCTGTTGACACGTATGAGTCGCTGATAACGTACAGCGTCAGCGTgtgttttccttttttctGTGGCGCTTCAAAATCCAACTTaatgttgttgttttcgTTCAGCGACGTCCTCTTGATCCCGTGCAGCTTGTTTTCGCTTACGTCTCCCACCACTATCCACCACTGTTCCCTCTTCTCCACTGGGAAATACGGCGCATTGATCACATCATTATCCTATACgcgttttatttaatggtTTCCCCTTGCTactatatacacacatctAATATCTGTTTAATCCTTTCTTACCCCTTCTTTTGCTATATTGATCAGCAGCGTCACCGTCTGACCCTGCTTTACGTTTTTTTCGTTGAACTTGTAGTTTATATCCAATATTTGCACCGAGTTACAGAAGTTTGCTATGTCGATCACTTGCTTTTTATCAAATCCTTCCAACAACTTATTCCTGTCATCATCCTCCATCCCTATCACGTCAAAGATATCATTCACTTTCATccctaaattatttgttatatcatttattaaattattcgTTAAAGcatttgttaaatcatTGTATccaattatttatattttacgCACACCAATCTGTGcttaactatttatataGCTCGTAATActataaataagtaattaGCTCATTCTCATAATAGCGTAACTAGCTGGTCTGAATGCTGTGACTTGTACCTTTCGCTCTCGCCACGAACTCCCTGTCCGCGTGCGGAAGCTGTAGCAGCGGCGAGTCTGTGAATGTCAGCGCCTGCACTATTCTCTGCATCAGCTCCATTGCCAGCAGTGCCGGCTTCAGGTACCCCTGGCTGCTTATCACGTCCACGAGCGCGTACAACAGGTTTGCCATGTTCTTGAGGATGAAGTGCAGGTCCACAAACAGCTCGCTCGACAACATGCTTCTATCCATGTGGCACTAAACGCGGATTAGTATTGCTAGTATCACCAATCTAATGGTTCGGCATccattaaatataaatagctCAGGCACACATAACAGCTACCGTACACATAACTACCGTACAAATACATAGCTAGGGTACACGTACATAGCTACTATATACCTAACTACAGTACAAATACATAGGTAACGTAAGCATAACTAGCTGTCGACACCCACTGCCATACTGTATAGGTAATGCACATAGCTAGCCGGGGCCTACCTTGATCAGCAGAAGGATCTTCTGCTGGAGCGACAGGCCGCTCAGATACTGCTTGTAAATTCTCTCGTTCGGCCTCCTCTGCAGCGCCGACAGCTCCTGCGCGTTCGCCAGAATCTGCAGCATCTGGTCCCGGCCGATGCCCTCCCTCACGTTCTTCGCGAACAGCTCCACAGTCGCGCTCCGTATGCTGTAGAAGGACGCGATGTAGCCCAGGTTCACCGGCACGATCTCCTCGATCTCCTCGTCGCGCCCGTCGGCGCTCGCCGCGATCAGGCCCATGTTCTGCAGGTTGTAGACCGCGTTCTCGATCAGCTCCGACAGGTGCTCGGAGAGGTGCTGCGGCGTCGTCGCGAGCAGCGAGTAGTAGTTGGGGTTTTTGGTCAGCCTGCGGTAGTAGAAGGTCCAGGTGAGCCAGTCGATTGCGTCCTGCGGCGTCTTGATGAGCCCCTGCACGATCTCGTTGTTGAGCGCGTCCTCGATGCAGAGCTCCAGGTTGCTCTCGACCACCACTGAGTCGTAGAGCATCCGCTtcacttcctccttcttgtTGTTCTCGAGCAGGAAGACGCactccaggtcctcctcgtgCCTGCTGCCTGCCGCGGCGTTCGTTAGCGACAGGATGTGCTGCAGGTCGTACTGGCTGTAGTAGTTCTGTGGCAGCGGCCTGTTCGTGTAGCTCGCGTTAACGTCGGCCACCACCACGTACGGGCATTTTATGTTCAGGCTCCAGAGCACCTGACTCGTCACTATCAGCACTCTGTAGGCCGGCTCCTCTGCGAACGCCCTTTCCACCGCCTCGatttcctcctcgtcgaaGCCCTCGTAGGCGTACATCACGCTCCTCAGCTGCTTCATCAGCTTATATTTGCTCTGCAGCCTCTCTAACCTGTGGTTCGACTTGTGATTGGTTTGCTGGGCATCGCCCTGGAGATTCGCGTGGTCGCTCAGGTGTATGTCCAGTATCAGCGCCAGCTGCTTCGCGTACGCCGTGTTCGTCGTCACCACCAGCGCCTTCTCCTTATTtttcagcagcttgtttATCGTCGTGATCATCGCGTTCTGCCTCGTCACCGGGTCTATCTGGTCGAACGTGTACAGGTTAACTGTTATTGGCACCTGCCTCACGAAGTTGTTGAAGTTGAAGTGCGTCGTTATGCCCAGCCAGTTGCACACGTCCTGGCTGTTGTAGAGGCTGCTGCTCAGCACAACCAGCCTGCTCCTGGTAGGGGTCTTTGCGCTCCCCTCCGTTCCGTTAGACAGCGTGACGTTCGTGTACAGGGTCGTGTAGTACCTCAGCTGCGTCAACAGCAGCTCTATGTTCATCCCGTAGAGCTCGTCCGTGATGAACTCCACTCCTTCGAAGACCAGCAGGTTAACGTTCTGTATCAGCTTATTTTTGTACCTGTTAAGCAGGTGGTTGTAGTTTTTTGCCGTCGTCGCCACGATTGTGCTTCCCAGCACCAGCTGCAGGTCCTGCTTAAAGTCGCCCGTGAGCTCCCTCACTGTGCACACTTCTCCGAAGCGCGCCTTCAGCCTCTTGAGCCTCTTTCTCAGCAGGTTTTCAAACGGCACCGCCACCACCACTGTCGCCTTCTCTCTCAGTTGCACCAGCGTTCTCAGTATCGCCAGCTCTGCGCACGTGAACCTTCCTGATCCGTAGGGCGCCGCGAGCAGCACGTTCTCATCGCTCCCGTAGAGGCTGCTGAAGACCTGTGTCTGTATGTTGTTGAAGTGCTTGTGGCCCATGGCCCGTATGTAGCACTTCAGCAGGCTCTCCTTCTCCGCCGCCTCCTCCGCGCCTCCCGCGCCAGCTCCCGTCGCACTCgccttcagcagcgtcgtCGCCGGGATCGGCTGCAggtccagcagcgtcgTCACCTTGTCCTGCTTGCTCGGCAGTATCAGCTTGTTGAAGACGATTGGCACGTTCGTCTCGCTTCCCATCCACTTGTCGTTGATGACTCTGATGAAGTAGCAGTACACTCGCGGCTCCGTTATTGGCAGCGTCAGGTATATGTTCGTGTCGTCCGCGCTTTCCTGCTCCTCCGCAGTCCCCGCCTTGGGGTCGCTCTCTCCTCCGTCCAGATCTGAGCTCGTCACCGTCGCGTTCGTCGTCGGCGGGTACAGCAGTATCGATTGCGTGTAGAGTATCTTGTCCTCCGACGGGTCCTCGACGATCAGCAGGAACTTTTGGTAGTTGCCGTGGTGCTTCGCGTCCCAGTTGAAGTCTCTCTTCACCACCAGGTGCACGCTGATTCTTGCGCTCGTCAGCGGCTGCACGTACGCCTGCAGGTTAACTTTCGGCACGAGGTGCACGAACTTGTGCAGCGACTTTCCCAGCTTCTGGTTTCTGCACAGCTCTCCCAGCTCCACGCTGTTCAGGTCGTAGTAGCGTGTCCATGCGATATCTTTTTTTTCCAGCCTCGTCAGCACTTCGTTCGGGATCGTCTTGAAGTGCCTCAGCGGCAGCATCAGCTGCCACATTTGGCTTTCGACCATTTTGCAGAAGTTGAACAGCTTGATGCTCAGGCTGCTCCAGCCTCTCTTGATGCTGATGACGAAGAGCGCCGTCAGTATTCTCGGCGCGTTCTGCGTTATGTAGCCCATCTCGCTCACCAGCGCGTATCCCTCCAGGTCCATTCTGCTTATGTACGCCTGCAGCAGGATGCTGATCTTGTTGTTGCCTCCCACTCCTGCCACTCTGTTCGTCACGCTCGTTGCCGTCAGGTTCGCGTTTGGGCACGGTATCGGTatctgctgctgcagctgctgcagctcTATGATCTCCTCCTCTCTCGTCGGAATGTACTTGAACTCGATTGAGCAGCTGAAgatgttcagcaggtctGAGTCCGTCAGGTTCGGCCTCAGACTTTCGCTGTAGATCTTGATCGACTCCGGCCTCAGGTAATAGTTACTGGCTATCACTCCCAGACCTGTGCTCGTCACCATTCCGCTTTTCCTTTCGTACTTAACCAGTCCGTTTTTTTCCAGGAacacgaagctgctgtTGATCAGGACCAGCAGGTAGttgtccagctcctcctcttctatTTTGTACGccccttcttcctcctcgcCCTCCTCGTTCGTCGCGGAACTCGCGTTAAACCCGTACAGGTGCGGGTTTTTCTGTATTCGCACGTACAGGTACGTCGACTTGATCCACTTCAGTGCCTGCTGCAGGTTCGTCACGTTTCTCAGCACCACTTCTGCGTTTAGCACCTCCGGCAGCTTCGCCACCAGCTGCGACTCTATTGGCAGCTGCTGGTTGTTCAGCGAGAGGTAGTACTGCAGCTTTTCGTGCGAGGTTATGATGACTCCTCTTCCGAACGTGTCGTACTGCGGGCGCCCTGCTCTTCCCATCATCTGCTGCACGCTAAGTGGGCACAACTCGTCCCAGCTCCCCTGCTCCGGCACGTATATCTGCGTGCCCTTGATGATAACCACTCCTGCTGGCAGGTTGACTCCCCAGCTCAGCGTCGCCGTGctcaccagcagctgcaggtgCTTATCCGCGAAGAGGTCTTCCACCAGCTTCCTGTCGCTCCTCGCCAGGCCTGCGTGGTGTATTCCTATTCCGAAGGGCAGCAGTTCCTTCAGGTTTGCGTTTTTGATGTGCTCCGCCTCGCTCGTCAAAATTTCTCTAGATGCCACGTCCTTTATGAACAGCTCCAGCTTGTCCTCGCTCACTATTTTTTCCAGTATCATCTTACTCGTTCTGTACGTCTCCTTTCTCGAGTGCACGAATACCAGCACCTGCTTCTCCGCCACTCCCTTCAGCACGTGCTCGTACGTCAGCTCATTTGTTATGTTGTACTGCTTCAGcgccttcttctcctttatTCCTATGTAGTGCTGCTCCAGCGGGACCGGTCTGTAGTGGTTTCCGAAGTAGTAGAGTCCCTTTTCTGCTTTCAGGAACTTTGCGATATCCTCGTAGTTCGGCAGCGTTGCGCTCAGACCTACCATTCTCGTCTTCAGTCCCGTCACCTTGTCGTTCGTCAGCGTTCTCGCCACCAGCGCCTCTATCACGCTTCCTCTCTTGTCGTGCAGCAGGTGCACTTCGTCGATGATTACCAGCTCCACTCTTTCCAGCATCCCTTCCTTTCTCGTCACCACGTCCCACTTTTCCGGCGTCGTCACTATGATCTGCGTGTTTTGTATCTGCGTCCTCGACATGCTCATTTCTCCCGTCAGCTCGTGCACGCTGATTCCGTACTCCTTGAAGCGCAGGCTGAACGACTGCGTCTGCTCCAGCACCAGCGACTTCATTGGCGAGATGTATATCACTGTGAACTCCTTGTCGAAGTTGCAGTCCTCCAGCTCCAACTCATCCAAGCCGTCCGAACTCCCTTCCGAGCCTCTCTGGCCTCTAGCCTCTCTTCTTTTCGGCGTCAGGTGCTTTCTGATTACGTTAAGTATCGTCAGTATTGCCACGTTTGTTTTTCCTGAGCCTGTCGGTGCGCAGATGAGCATGTTTTCCGAGCTGTTGAGCGCCGTTTCGTACACTGTCGACTGCACTGGGTTCAGGCTTTCTATGTTTCTGAACGCCATTTGTGCCCACTTTGGCATCTTTTCCACCTTTTTTCTGTTACTCTTCGGCATGTGCTGCACTGGGTGTATGATCACCTCGTCGTAACTCTTGTGCTCCACTCTCTCCGTCCCTTCTGGCAGCACCACCTTCATGTTCGTCATGTGCTGTGCTCCTTCCTTGATTGCtatgttttccaggtccACCACCTGCAGACTCACTGTCGACTCCACTGGCATCACAGGCTCCTCTCTAGTCACCACCATTTCTTCTGCCTTCTCCAACTCatcttccttctccttcgctTCCCCTTCCTTACTCCTGTGGCCTGTTTTAAgcgtcagcagctccttttCCAGGTTATGTgccagctgctgctgcttcgtcttcttcaagTTTATCAGCGACAGCTCCTGCATCACCAGCTGTCCTTGTGTCGTTTTTGCCATTTCGTCGAATATCTtattcttctcctcctGCGACTGTGCTTGCCCCAGCCTCGTGCAGTATATGattttatatctatttCTCATCAACAGCTTTACGAAGTCGAAGTTTTCGtacttcagcagcagcaccagCTTATTTTCGCACTCCTGCACGTCCTCTATGTTCAGGATGCTCAGcacttccttttctgttGCCTGTGCTACGTTGTAGTCGTTGTATATCAGATTCAACTCTCTCTGCAGCCAGTATGCGTCTATCTTATTTATGTTCAACTCgtcttccttttccagACTTGCTGACTCCTCGCTTCCTCCCACGTACCTTATGCCCAGCTGTGGGTCTAACTCACTTTCTTCCTGCTCTTCTGCGTTGTCCACCACTTCCGTGGTCTCCATGTTATCGTCTTCGTCGAATATCACTGCCACTCCTGTGTCGTCCAACGCGTCTCCTCCCCCTTCCTGATCCGACGGCTTCGTGAAGTCTGTCAGCTCCTTCGACAGGTGGAACAGGTTGTAGTACAACTCGTCTGCCACTGGCCCCAACACTTCTTCCACCATTGCTCTTCTATCCTCAGGCAGGTTTTCTGCTTTCAGCGCCAGCAGCGTCTCGTCGCAGGCGCTCAGCAACACTGACTGTGGCTGGTCTCCCAGTACCTTTTGCATCATCGTCAGCAGCTCTTGGTACTTACTCCTCGTGTAACTACTTCTAGGCACATAGTTCAATCCcacatttatgtttacgtttaacacattttccTCTTTGTTTAAATCCTATcgtatttttatttatttattctcaaATTTGTAGCTATCTACGTCGTTCCACTTACCAAATAtgttttcctcctccttaCTGGTTCGTCTGACACCGTCTGAGATCTTCTTTTTGTTGAAAACTTCGATTTTACTGACTCATGGGTCACTTTATCTCCCATCTTATGGAGCAAACGGCCTGCTAGTGATTCCGGCTCTCCGGTAGCTTCGTCCATTCTTGGCGCTGGTCCTTCCCTCTGGATAACCAGGTTTGAGTTCTATAAAATTCCATTAGTTTACCAGAAAGGGATGAATAAGTTACACTTAAACTATtgttttgtttaaaatagtaaaactAGTCTTATTGTTCAGGAATCTTACCATGCGATACTCAAATCGCTTAAAACGCTCGAATTGCTCCGCCATTGTGATTTAAATAGACTTCactttaataaaaattgttattCTTTTCtaataaatcatattaTACAAACTTAAATCCAATAAATAGGTGATTCACGGTATTTTTACCAATATATTATGGCAAAAGTGaatcaatatataatttaaaagcaactcaatataaaaataaaacaaatgaacTCTGATTcctttataaaaaatacattgGCTTCCCCACAGGTCAAAGTACTAATACCAAATTTAGTCCAATTAGatgaacaaaaatattatcttATGTTTTCAATCGCAACTTTAGCAAAAATTATAGCCCATCAtaactaatgtgtaaaataaatgggataattttttgtgttatttttttaacaatcATGAAGACTAATGTAGCATATTTAATTAAGGATTCTCCAATTTCAATTGTAAACAATAAAGGAATAATCTTATAAAAGTAATCgcaaatcaattttaatgttgttAATCTTCTTCTAATTGAACCTTCATTAACAAATGGGAAAGTTAAAAAACGTTACTTTTAAAGATACGTATTCATCGGATTTTAAGGTCAATCCTGATGAACTATACGACTCAGTTAAGGAAATAAAGGATAAATGGAAGATTCTCCCTTATTATTTGGGAATGAGAGGAATAGCGCGCCAACACATCAATTCCTACGACAATTTTGTTCTCAGGGAGATAAAGGATATCATGAGAGCGCCGAGCAACAAAGTGATAAGGACGGAATTGGATCCGAATTTCTTCATAGAATTTGTGGACATCAGAGTGGGTCGTCCGTGTATAGAGGAGAACATGATTCCGATCATGTTGACGCCTCAGATGTGTAGGATCAGGGACCTGACTTACAGCGCCCCAATATACGTCGATGTGGACTACGTAAGGGGCCAGGAATATATA
The sequence above is a segment of the Theileria orientalis strain Shintoku DNA, chromosome 3, complete genome genome. Coding sequences within it:
- a CDS encoding U5 small nuclear ribonucleoprotein-specific helicase, with the translated sequence MAEQFERFKRFEYRMNSNLVIQREGPAPRMDEATGEPESLAGRLLHKMGDKVTHESVKSKFSTKRRSQTVSDEPVRRRKTYLDLNKEENVLNVNINVGLNYVPRSSYTRSKYQELLTMMQKVLGDQPQSVLLSACDETLLALKAENLPEDRRAMVEEVLGPVADELYYNLFHLSKELTDFTKPSDQEGGGDALDDTGVAVIFDEDDNMETTEVVDNAEEQEESELDPQLGIRYVGGSEESASLEKEDELNINKIDAYWLQRELNLIYNDYNVAQATEKEVLSILNIEDVQECENKLVLLLKYENFDFVKLLMRNRYKIIYCTRLGQAQSQEEKNKIFDEMAKTTQGQLVMQELSLINLKKTKQQQLAHNLEKELLTLKTGHRSKEGEAKEKEDELEKAEEMVVTREEPVMPVESTVSLQVVDLENIAIKEGAQHMTNMKVVLPEGTERVEHKSYDEVIIHPVQHMPKSNRKKVEKMPKWAQMAFRNIESLNPVQSTVYETALNSSENMLICAPTGSGKTNVAILTILNVIRKHLTPKRREARGQRGSEGSSDGLDELELEDCNFDKEFTVIYISPMKSLVLEQTQSFSLRFKEYGISVHELTGEMSMSRTQIQNTQIIVTTPEKWDVVTRKEGMLERVELVIIDEVHLLHDKRGSVIEALVARTLTNDKVTGLKTRMVGLSATLPNYEDIAKFLKAEKGLYYFGNHYRPVPLEQHYIGIKEKKALKQYNITNELTYEHVLKGVAEKQVLVFVHSRKETYRTSKMILEKIVSEDKLELFIKDVASREILTSEAEHIKNANLKELLPFGIGIHHAGLARSDRKLVEDLFADKHLQLLVSTATLSWGVNLPAGVVIIKGTQIYVPEQGSWDELCPLSVQQMMGRAGRPQYDTFGRGVIITSHEKLQYYLSLNNQQLPIESQLVAKLPEVLNAEVVLRNVTNLQQALKWIKSTYLYVRIQKNPHLYGFNASSATNEEGEEEEGAYKIEEEELDNYLLVLINSSFVFLEKNGLVKYERKSGMVTSTGLGVIASNYYLRPESIKIYSESLRPNLTDSDLLNIFSCSIEFKYIPTREEEIIELQQLQQQIPIPCPNANLTATSVTNRVAGVGGNNKISILLQAYISRMDLEGYALVSEMGYITQNAPRILTALFVISIKRGWSSLSIKLFNFCKMVESQMWQLMLPLRHFKTIPNEVLTRLEKKDIAWTRYYDLNSVELGELCRNQKLGKSLHKFVHLVPKVNLQAYVQPLTSARISVHLVVKRDFNWDAKHHGNYQKFLLIVEDPSEDKILYTQSILLYPPTTNATVTSSDLDGGESDPKAGTAEEQESADDTNIYLTLPITEPRVYCYFIRVINDKWMGSETNVPIVFNKLILPSKQDKVTTLLDLQPIPATTLLKASATGAGAGGAEEAAEKESLLKCYIRAMGHKHFNNIQTQVFSSLYGSDENVLLAAPYGSGRFTCAELAILRTLVQLREKATVVVAVPFENLLRKRLKRLKARFGEVCTVRELTGDFKQDLQLVLGSTIVATTAKNYNHLLNRYKNKLIQNVNLLVFEGVEFITDELYGMNIELLLTQLRYYTTLYTNVTLSNGTEGSAKTPTRSRLVVLSSSLYNSQDVCNWLGITTHFNFNNFVRQVPITVNLYTFDQIDPVTRQNAMITTINKLLKNKEKALVVTTNTAYAKQLALILDIHLSDHANLQGDAQQTNHKSNHRLERLQSKYKLMKQLRSVMYAYEGFDEEEIEAVERAFAEEPAYRVLIVTSQVLWSLNIKCPYVVVADVNASYTNRPLPQNYYSQYDLQHILSLTNAAAGSRHEEDLECVFLLENNKKEEVKRMLYDSVVVESNLELCIEDALNNEIVQGLIKTPQDAIDWLTWTFYYRRLTKNPNYYSLLATTPQHLSEHLSELIENAVYNLQNMGLIAASADGRDEEIEEIVPVNLGYIASFYSIRSATVELFAKNVREGIGRDQMLQILANAQELSALQRRPNERIYKQYLSGLSLQQKILLLIKCHMDRSMLSSELFVDLHFILKNMANLLYALVDVISSQGYLKPALLAMELMQRIVQALTFTDSPLLQLPHADREFVARAKGMKVNDIFDVIGMEDDDRNKLLEGFDKKQVIDIANFCNSVQILDINYKFNEKNVKQGQTVTLLINIAKEGDNDVINAPYFPVEKREQWWIVVGDVSENKLHGIKRTSLNENNNIKLDFEAPQKKGKHTLTLYVISDSYVSTDYQFNLELNVS